From Astyanax mexicanus isolate ESR-SI-001 chromosome 16, AstMex3_surface, whole genome shotgun sequence, one genomic window encodes:
- the LOC111194172 gene encoding PWWP domain-containing DNA repair factor 3B-like, protein MCRHIAGQSDPRPWTEKTGRSFDHFPQQTSGNYCGILILIYALCICTNTPFIFTENDVPLIRQWWCILLMERFQIEGHGQRFAFWTDKASRLLQGTLQPLFRVSRSITSDIPPHVQTMVNRTAQEKKLVDFAVQDHGGRQHLLGVLCGKEPSKWLSRIQKGSSLRVPVYLDSEEEQDSLFFYLQDVLKSAPVEFHIEDQVQFILDVLFPECITQAMSTLQGITIQEAEELFLSGPNYSRR, encoded by the exons atgtgCAGACATATTGCAGGCCAGAGTGACCCAAGACCCTGGACAGAGAAGACCGGCAGAAGTTTTGAT cacttccctcaacaaacttctgggaactactgtggcatccttatactcatt tatgccctctgtatctgcaccaataccccatttatcttcacagag aatgatgtgccattaatccgccagtggtggtgcatcctactgatggaaagatttcagattgaagg ACATGGCCAGAGGTTTGCTTTCTGGACTGACAAGGCTAGCAGGCTATTGCAAGGGACCCTTCAGCCACTCTTTAGGGTATCTAGGTCAATCACTTCAgacattccacctcatgtgcaaACCATGGTCAACCGCACAGCCCAAGAAAAGAAGCTGGTAGACTTTGCTGTACAAGACCATGGAGGCCGGCAACATTTGTTG ggtgtactctgtggaaaagagccttcgaagtggctcagcagaatccagaagggatcatctctacgggtgccagtgtacctggactcggaggaagaacaggactccctatttttctatcttcaggatgtcctgaaatctgcaccagtagaattccacattgaggatcaagtgcagttcattttggatgttttgttcccagag tgcatcacccaagccatgtctacactacagggaataactatacaagaggctgaagagttgtttctttcaggtcctaactacagcagaaggtaa